The Beijerinckiaceae bacterium genome has a window encoding:
- a CDS encoding translation initiation factor IF-2: MNDTKNPGDSTLSVAPTKTLTLKRPVEAGIVRQSFSHGRSKAVVVEKVKRRAMAPGESHAPREATLPPPPPPAAAPVAAPPRPRQPAAPARPSAPQRSPSGVILRSLTEEEREARSRALSGAREREVEDRKRAEIDAKAREEREAREREERAAAEARKLEEEARRAHEAEAKRRSESEAKRRLAGGEPAPAPPPSTVRKTPAAVSSLAPTGLTPVARPAAAEEEEAPHVVRRPGMPTKVVVPRPVKGAEQKSRGRLTVANVTGEEDERTRSVAAFRRRTQRLKGHVSEVKEKLTREVILPETITIQELANRMSERGVDVIKLLMKQGQMAKITDVIDADTAQLVAEELGHTVKRVAEADVEEGLFDRPDTDEHLVPRPAVVTIMGHVDHGKTSLLDAIRHANVVSGEAGGITQHIGAYQIVAPNGAPVTFIDTPGHAAFTAMRARGAKVTDIVVLVVAADDGVMPQTAEAIAHARAAKVPMIVAINKIDKPDAKPERVRSELLQHEVQVESLGGDTLEVEVSATKKLNLDKLLDLIALQAELLDLQADPTRPAEGTVIEARLDKGRGPVATVLVQRGTLRVGDIIVGGSQWGRVRALLGDKGEVRGDAGPSTPVEVLGFSGSPEAGDRVAVVETEARAREITEYRERQRREKAAARGNLARGSLSDMMSQLKTAGRKEFPLVIKGDVQGSVEAIVATLEKLNTEEVAARVIHAGVGGITESDITLAEASGAAVIGFNVRAHKEARTLADQSGIEIRYYNIIYNLVDDVKAAMSGLLAPTLREEMLGNAEILEVFTISKVGKVAGCRVTDGTVQRGANVRLIRDNVVVHEGKLSTLKRFKDEVKEVQAGQECGMAFENYQDMRAGDVIECYTVTEIKRSL, translated from the coding sequence ATGAATGACACCAAGAACCCTGGTGATTCCACGCTGAGCGTCGCTCCGACGAAGACGCTGACTTTGAAGCGTCCGGTCGAAGCCGGTATTGTACGCCAGAGCTTTTCGCATGGCCGCTCCAAAGCGGTCGTGGTGGAAAAGGTGAAGCGTCGCGCCATGGCGCCGGGCGAGTCACATGCCCCCCGGGAAGCCACTTTGCCGCCACCGCCGCCACCCGCCGCGGCTCCCGTTGCCGCACCACCCCGGCCACGCCAGCCCGCAGCTCCAGCCCGCCCCTCGGCGCCGCAAAGATCGCCGTCCGGCGTCATTTTGCGCTCGCTCACGGAGGAGGAGCGGGAAGCCCGCTCCCGCGCCCTTTCCGGCGCGCGCGAACGTGAAGTGGAAGACCGCAAGCGTGCCGAGATCGACGCCAAAGCCCGTGAGGAGCGTGAGGCGCGCGAACGCGAGGAACGAGCCGCGGCCGAAGCCCGTAAGCTCGAGGAAGAGGCGCGCCGCGCGCATGAGGCGGAGGCCAAGCGCCGCTCGGAGAGCGAAGCGAAGCGGCGGCTTGCCGGTGGTGAGCCAGCTCCAGCGCCCCCGCCCTCGACCGTCCGCAAGACGCCTGCTGCTGTTTCCTCCCTCGCGCCGACCGGCCTGACGCCCGTGGCACGGCCCGCTGCTGCGGAGGAAGAGGAAGCCCCGCACGTCGTTCGCCGTCCCGGCATGCCGACCAAGGTCGTCGTCCCCCGCCCGGTCAAGGGGGCCGAACAAAAAAGCCGGGGCCGTCTCACCGTTGCCAATGTCACCGGGGAAGAGGACGAGCGCACAAGATCCGTTGCCGCCTTCCGCCGCCGTACGCAACGGCTGAAGGGTCATGTCAGCGAGGTCAAGGAAAAACTCACCCGCGAAGTGATCCTGCCCGAAACCATCACGATCCAGGAACTCGCCAACCGCATGTCGGAGCGCGGCGTCGATGTGATCAAGCTTTTGATGAAGCAAGGCCAGATGGCGAAAATCACCGATGTGATCGACGCCGATACAGCGCAGCTCGTCGCCGAAGAACTTGGTCATACCGTGAAACGGGTCGCCGAAGCCGATGTCGAGGAAGGGCTCTTCGATAGGCCGGACACCGACGAACATCTCGTGCCTCGACCGGCAGTGGTGACGATCATGGGCCATGTCGATCATGGCAAGACCTCGCTGCTCGATGCGATCCGTCACGCCAATGTCGTCTCCGGCGAAGCCGGCGGCATCACCCAGCACATCGGCGCCTATCAGATCGTCGCTCCGAACGGCGCACCGGTGACTTTCATCGATACGCCCGGCCACGCGGCCTTCACCGCCATGCGCGCGCGCGGCGCCAAGGTGACCGACATTGTCGTGCTGGTCGTTGCCGCCGACGATGGCGTCATGCCGCAGACGGCCGAAGCGATCGCGCATGCGCGTGCTGCCAAGGTTCCGATGATCGTGGCGATCAACAAGATCGACAAGCCCGACGCCAAGCCCGAGCGCGTGCGCAGCGAATTGCTGCAGCATGAGGTGCAGGTCGAATCGCTCGGCGGCGATACCCTCGAGGTCGAAGTTTCGGCCACCAAGAAACTCAATCTCGACAAGCTGCTCGATCTCATCGCCTTGCAGGCTGAACTGCTCGACCTCCAAGCCGACCCCACAAGGCCCGCCGAAGGCACCGTCATCGAAGCGCGTCTCGACAAGGGACGGGGGCCGGTCGCAACCGTGCTTGTACAGCGCGGCACGCTCAGGGTCGGCGATATCATTGTCGGCGGCTCACAGTGGGGCCGCGTGCGCGCGCTGCTTGGAGACAAGGGCGAGGTTCGCGGAGACGCCGGCCCATCGACTCCCGTCGAGGTGCTCGGATTTTCCGGTTCGCCGGAAGCCGGCGATCGCGTCGCGGTGGTTGAAACCGAGGCGAGAGCGCGCGAAATCACCGAATATCGTGAACGCCAGCGGCGTGAAAAAGCCGCCGCGCGAGGCAATTTGGCTCGCGGTTCCCTGTCGGACATGATGAGCCAATTGAAGACGGCGGGCCGCAAGGAATTCCCACTCGTCATCAAAGGCGACGTTCAGGGCTCGGTTGAAGCAATCGTCGCTACTCTCGAAAAGCTCAACACCGAAGAAGTGGCTGCACGCGTTATCCACGCCGGCGTGGGTGGCATCACCGAGTCGGATATTACCCTGGCTGAAGCCTCGGGTGCGGCGGTCATCGGCTTTAACGTGCGCGCGCACAAGGAAGCCCGCACGCTCGCCGATCAATCCGGCATTGAGATCCGCTACTACAACATCATCTATAATCTCGTGGATGATGTGAAGGCGGCGATGTCCGGCCTCCTCGCGCCGACATTACGCGAAGAGATGCTTGGCAATGCCGAGATTTTGGAAGTCTTCACAATTTCCAAGGTCGGCAAGGTCGCCGGTTGCCGCGTCACCGACGGAACCGTTCAGCGGGGCGCCAATGTCCGGCTCATCCGCGACAATGTCGTGGTGCATGAGGGCAAGCTCTCGACGCTCAAGCGATTTAAAGACGAGGTCAAGGAAGTGCAGGCTGGCCAGGAATGCGGCATGGCTTTCGAAAATTACCAGGATATGCGCGCAGGCGATGTCATCGAGTGCTACACCGTAACAGAAATCAAACGCTCGCTCTGA
- a CDS encoding DNA-binding protein, with amino-acid sequence MDLAKAAAPKSEASPERTCIVTRAKGTPEDMIRFVIGPDATVVPDIRRKLPGRGVWVTARADRVAEAVKRQAFARGFKTKVVASEALAAEIEALLTKDCLQALSLANKAGQVVTGFSKVEEVIATGAIAGLVHAADCGADGVRKLGQSLRRRFGDEPAVPRIDLFPSGQLDLALGRANVIHAALIEGTASAGFLERCRKLALYGSGSSQAASPKQSSG; translated from the coding sequence TTGGATTTGGCCAAGGCCGCAGCCCCGAAGAGCGAAGCGTCGCCTGAGCGAACCTGTATCGTCACGCGGGCGAAGGGGACGCCGGAGGACATGATTCGTTTCGTGATCGGGCCGGACGCGACCGTGGTCCCCGATATTCGCCGCAAATTGCCCGGCCGGGGCGTCTGGGTGACGGCCCGGGCCGATCGCGTCGCGGAGGCGGTCAAGCGACAGGCCTTTGCGCGTGGTTTCAAGACCAAAGTCGTGGCCTCCGAGGCTTTGGCGGCGGAGATCGAAGCGTTGTTAACCAAGGATTGCCTGCAGGCCCTTTCGCTCGCCAACAAGGCCGGCCAGGTGGTCACGGGCTTTTCCAAGGTCGAAGAAGTGATTGCGACAGGAGCCATTGCGGGTCTTGTTCATGCCGCCGACTGCGGCGCCGATGGCGTCCGCAAGCTGGGGCAAAGCCTACGCCGGCGTTTCGGTGATGAGCCTGCCGTTCCGCGCATTGATCTGTTCCCATCCGGCCAATTGGATTTGGCATTGGGGCGGGCAAATGTGATACATGCAGCTCTGATCGAAGGAACGGCGAGCGCGGGTTTTTTGGAACGCTGCCGGAAGCTGGCACTTTATGGATCTGGATCGTCTCAGGCGGCGTCCCCGAAACAGTCGTCCGGTTAG
- a CDS encoding transcription termination/antitermination protein NusA, with protein sequence MAVSANRLELLQIADAVAREKSIDRQIVLASMEDAIQKAARSRYGQETEVRAEINPKTGEIRFSRLLLVVDQIDNDATQITVTEARKKNPAAQVGDWIAETLPPFDFGRIAAQSAKQVIVQKVREAERDRQYQEYKDRIGDIVNGIVKRVEYGNVIIDLGRGEATIRRDEMIPREVFRPGDRARAYVYDVRREQRGPQIFLSRTHPQFMAKLFRQEVPEIYDGVIEVKSVARDPGSRAKIAVISRDTSIDPVGACVGMRGSRVQAVVNELQGEKIDIIPWSPDAATFIVNALQPAEVVKVVLDEDSARIEVVVPDDQLSLAIGRRGQNVRLASQLTGWDIDILTEAEESERRQKEFIERTNIFMNALNVDEVVGQLLASEGFRSVEELAFVEPTEVAAIEGFDQDTAAEIQARAHDYLAKIEAEQDARRLELGVSDELKEVAGVTTAMLVKFGENDIKTIEDLAGCATDDLAGWTERKEGETTKHPGILDGFEISREEAETLIMTARVKAGWIEAQPEPTPEEAFVHENGE encoded by the coding sequence ATGGCAGTCAGCGCCAATAGGCTCGAGCTCTTGCAGATCGCGGATGCCGTCGCGCGGGAAAAATCGATCGATCGGCAGATCGTGCTCGCCTCGATGGAAGACGCAATCCAGAAGGCCGCGCGCTCCCGCTACGGCCAAGAGACGGAAGTCCGCGCCGAGATCAACCCGAAAACGGGAGAAATCCGGTTTTCCCGGCTGCTTCTCGTGGTCGATCAGATCGATAATGACGCCACGCAGATCACGGTCACCGAAGCGCGCAAGAAAAACCCCGCTGCTCAAGTCGGCGACTGGATTGCCGAAACCCTGCCCCCGTTCGATTTCGGGCGGATCGCGGCGCAATCGGCCAAGCAGGTCATCGTCCAGAAGGTCCGCGAAGCCGAACGGGACCGGCAATACCAAGAATACAAGGACCGCATCGGGGATATCGTCAACGGCATCGTCAAGCGGGTCGAATATGGCAATGTGATCATTGATCTGGGTCGCGGCGAAGCGACCATCCGGCGCGACGAAATGATCCCGCGCGAAGTTTTCCGGCCCGGAGACCGGGCCCGTGCCTATGTTTACGACGTCAGGCGCGAACAGCGCGGCCCGCAGATTTTTCTCTCGCGCACCCACCCGCAGTTCATGGCCAAGCTGTTCCGTCAGGAAGTTCCTGAAATCTATGACGGCGTCATCGAGGTGAAATCGGTCGCGCGGGATCCAGGCTCGCGCGCCAAGATCGCGGTGATCTCCCGCGATACGTCGATCGACCCAGTGGGCGCCTGCGTCGGCATGCGCGGCTCCCGCGTCCAGGCGGTCGTCAATGAATTGCAGGGCGAGAAGATCGACATCATCCCCTGGTCGCCCGACGCCGCGACCTTCATCGTCAACGCATTGCAGCCGGCCGAGGTCGTCAAGGTGGTGCTCGACGAGGATTCCGCCCGGATTGAAGTCGTCGTGCCCGACGACCAATTGTCTTTGGCGATCGGACGCCGCGGCCAGAACGTCCGGCTGGCCTCGCAGCTCACCGGCTGGGACATCGATATTTTGACGGAGGCGGAGGAATCCGAGCGCCGGCAGAAGGAATTCATCGAGCGGACCAATATTTTCATGAATGCGCTGAACGTCGACGAAGTCGTCGGCCAGCTGCTGGCATCGGAAGGGTTCCGGTCGGTCGAGGAATTGGCCTTCGTGGAACCGACCGAGGTGGCCGCGATCGAGGGCTTCGATCAGGATACCGCCGCTGAAATTCAGGCGCGCGCGCATGACTATCTCGCCAAAATCGAGGCGGAGCAGGACGCGCGGCGATTGGAACTTGGCGTCTCCGACGAACTTAAAGAGGTCGCCGGCGTCACGACTGCAATGCTCGTCAAATTCGGAGAAAACGATATCAAGACCATCGAGGACCTCGCCGGCTGCGCAACCGACGATCTTGCCGGCTGGACCGAACGCAAGGAAGGCGAGACGACCAAGCACCCCGGGATTCTGGACGGTTTCGAGATTTCTCGCGAAGAGGCGGAAACGCTGATCATGACCGCGCGGGTCAAGGCGGGATGGATCGAAGCCCAACCGGAGCCGACGCCGGAAGAAGCCTTCGTCCACGAGAACGGCGAATAG
- a CDS encoding ribosome maturation factor RimP — MDRLNLDHDHTAINTEAQSLLDEPRLMDETGVAARVAHIAQPVLAGLGYRLVRVKLWTQAGTVVQIMVERPDGSMNVNDCEIVSAALSPVLDVEDPVKIAYRLEISSPGIDRPLVRVSDFCRALAHEARIEMKTGVEGRKRFRGLIGNVEGEGQNAVVRFERSDAKPGETAEAVLPLYDIGEARLILTDALIRQSLRSAKASLDPDAEAEENTAEPSGTEANEDASTGPRRGPGRFASRRALKAKPVLPAGVRSAFKPTKTKQPNAKPTNQKQTRPLERPQNTAPHGSDPAVPETGDRDGSQRQ; from the coding sequence ATGGACCGGCTCAATTTGGATCACGACCACACCGCGATCAATACGGAGGCGCAAAGCCTCCTCGACGAGCCTCGTTTGATGGACGAAACGGGGGTCGCTGCGCGGGTGGCGCATATTGCGCAGCCGGTGCTCGCCGGCCTCGGTTACCGGCTTGTTCGGGTCAAGCTTTGGACGCAAGCGGGAACAGTGGTGCAGATTATGGTGGAACGGCCGGACGGGTCGATGAATGTCAACGACTGCGAGATCGTGAGCGCCGCTCTCTCGCCGGTTCTTGACGTCGAGGATCCGGTGAAAATTGCCTATCGCCTGGAGATTTCGTCGCCGGGTATCGACCGTCCGCTGGTCCGTGTTTCGGATTTCTGCCGCGCGCTGGCTCATGAGGCGCGGATCGAGATGAAGACCGGCGTCGAGGGACGCAAACGCTTCCGTGGCCTGATCGGCAACGTGGAAGGCGAAGGACAAAACGCCGTCGTGAGATTCGAACGCAGCGACGCCAAACCCGGCGAGACGGCCGAAGCCGTGCTCCCTCTTTATGATATTGGCGAAGCGAGGTTGATTTTGACCGATGCCCTCATCCGCCAATCCTTGCGGAGCGCGAAAGCCTCGCTCGACCCGGATGCCGAGGCCGAAGAAAACACTGCCGAGCCAAGCGGAACGGAGGCGAATGAAGACGCGTCCACCGGACCGCGTCGGGGACCCGGCCGCTTCGCATCTCGCCGCGCCCTCAAGGCCAAACCTGTGCTTCCGGCAGGGGTAAGGTCCGCGTTCAAGCCAACCAAAACGAAGCAGCCGAACGCCAAGCCAACGAACCAAAAACAAACCAGGCCGCTGGAGCGGCCGCAAAATACGGCACCGCACGGGTCAGACCCGGCCGTGCCCGAAACAGGAGACAGAGATGGCAGTCAGCGCCAATAG
- a CDS encoding co-chaperone YbbN produces the protein MAGIFGLGRGQGKDQGAGQAGQTAKPPGAEAADALVKDGSTASFGADVIAESARQPVIVDFWAPWCEPCKQLAPVLEKIVRAAGGKVKLVKMNIDEHPEIPGQLGVRSIPAVIAFQRSAPVDGFMGALPEAQVKGFIERLVGPLDDGADRLAEAAELMGAGELEAAAEIYAGILAKDPDELAAIAGLAKILVASGDIDSAKRLLASVPAGGESDTAILAAKTAIDLAEQAASLGDSADLLGKLAANPADHQARFDLALLLNAQNRREEAAEALTEIIRRDRTWQDDGARKQLLQFFDAWGPIDPATIGARRKLSALLFS, from the coding sequence ATGGCGGGGATTTTCGGGCTGGGGCGCGGCCAAGGGAAAGATCAAGGCGCCGGCCAAGCGGGCCAAACCGCCAAGCCGCCCGGCGCGGAGGCCGCTGACGCCCTCGTGAAGGACGGCTCGACCGCGAGCTTCGGAGCCGATGTGATTGCCGAATCCGCCCGCCAGCCGGTGATCGTCGATTTTTGGGCGCCATGGTGCGAGCCCTGTAAGCAGCTCGCCCCGGTTCTTGAAAAAATAGTCAGGGCCGCGGGCGGCAAAGTAAAGCTCGTCAAGATGAATATTGACGAGCATCCGGAAATCCCCGGACAGCTTGGGGTTCGGTCGATCCCCGCCGTGATCGCCTTCCAGCGCTCGGCGCCGGTCGATGGTTTCATGGGCGCCTTGCCGGAAGCCCAGGTCAAAGGCTTCATCGAGCGGCTGGTTGGGCCCCTCGACGACGGCGCCGATCGCCTCGCGGAAGCGGCGGAGTTGATGGGGGCGGGCGAGCTTGAGGCGGCGGCCGAGATTTATGCAGGCATTCTTGCCAAAGACCCGGATGAACTTGCCGCCATAGCCGGGTTGGCGAAAATCCTCGTCGCATCGGGCGATATTGACAGCGCCAAGCGATTGTTGGCCTCGGTCCCCGCCGGGGGCGAAAGCGACACCGCGATCCTTGCTGCCAAAACCGCGATCGATCTGGCCGAACAGGCGGCTTCCCTCGGTGATTCCGCCGATCTCCTCGGAAAGCTCGCGGCCAACCCGGCCGATCATCAGGCGCGGTTCGATCTGGCTCTTCTTCTCAATGCCCAGAACCGGCGCGAGGAAGCAGCCGAAGCGCTGACCGAAATCATCCGGCGCGATCGGACCTGGCAGGACGACGGCGCCCGCAAGCAATTGCTGCAATTCTTCGACGCCTGGGGGCCGATCGATCCAGCGACAATCGGTGCCCGGCGAAAACTTTCGGCCCTGCTGTTTTCCTGA
- a CDS encoding peptidase S16 yields MSMNRAYRDPGELPAVFPIFPLAGALLLPRGELPLNIFERRYIAMVDDAMKAARLVGMIQPDPEAGAASATPALFSVGCAGRITQLAETGDGRYLVTLTGIARFRIVEEIATVTPYRQCRADFGPFAVDFSPRAGEEEVDREGVLRTLRDFAETNNLQIDWNSINEAPNEALVNALSMMSPCSPKEKQALLEARDLKGRADVLVAITEIELARGKSASTPLH; encoded by the coding sequence ATGAGCATGAACCGCGCCTATCGCGATCCGGGGGAGCTGCCAGCCGTATTCCCCATTTTCCCCCTTGCGGGCGCTCTTTTGCTCCCGCGTGGTGAACTGCCGCTCAATATTTTCGAGCGGCGCTATATCGCCATGGTCGACGACGCCATGAAAGCCGCGCGACTTGTGGGGATGATCCAACCCGACCCCGAGGCCGGGGCGGCCAGTGCGACGCCGGCGCTTTTTTCGGTCGGATGCGCGGGGCGTATCACCCAATTGGCCGAAACCGGCGACGGACGTTACCTCGTTACCCTGACCGGGATCGCCCGGTTCAGGATTGTCGAGGAAATCGCGACCGTTACCCCCTATCGGCAATGCCGGGCCGACTTTGGGCCGTTTGCGGTCGATTTCAGTCCCCGCGCCGGCGAGGAAGAGGTCGATCGCGAAGGGGTCTTGCGCACGCTGCGTGATTTTGCCGAGACGAACAACCTCCAGATCGACTGGAACAGCATCAACGAGGCGCCCAACGAAGCGCTGGTCAATGCGCTGTCCATGATGAGCCCGTGCAGCCCGAAGGAAAAACAGGCGCTTCTGGAAGCGCGCGACCTGAAAGGCCGGGCCGACGTCCTCGTCGCGATCACCGAGATCGAATTGGCCCGCGGGAAAAGCGCGTCGACGCCTTTGCACTAG
- a CDS encoding choloylglycine hydrolase, which yields MARRFISAVFAALFLTQPAQACTGLRLTAEDGAVVPGRTLEFGFDLHSNVVVIPKGTKFTGSTPGGGTGLSYTTKYGMLGANAVGLPDIVDGINDQGLYVGLFYFPDYAAYADPSAENAARAMAPYEYGNWLLGNFANVDEVKANFDKVVLVPTVLEAIKQAPPVHFVVHDRSGKSVVIEPVQRTLKIYDNPLGVLTNAPTFDWHMTNLRNYINLSATNVPPVDLSSLKLAQLGQGSGMHGLPGDFTPPSRMVRAVAFSQAALPSQTAPETVLQVFHILNAFDIPVGAVRGTQDGKVDAEYTYWTSVADLKNLKYYFRTYKDQSIRSVDLPAAIAGAKGKTKIITMDSKQPLQDVSTGFE from the coding sequence ATGGCCCGCAGATTTATAAGTGCTGTTTTCGCTGCGCTTTTTCTCACTCAACCGGCGCAGGCCTGTACCGGACTGCGTCTCACCGCCGAGGATGGCGCGGTGGTCCCCGGCCGCACTTTGGAATTCGGCTTCGACCTCCATTCGAATGTCGTGGTCATTCCGAAAGGCACCAAATTCACGGGGTCGACGCCGGGAGGCGGAACGGGACTGAGCTATACGACCAAATACGGCATGCTGGGCGCCAATGCGGTGGGCCTGCCGGACATTGTCGATGGCATTAACGACCAAGGCCTCTATGTGGGCCTTTTTTATTTCCCGGATTATGCAGCCTATGCCGATCCGAGCGCCGAAAATGCAGCCCGAGCCATGGCGCCGTATGAATATGGCAATTGGCTTCTCGGCAATTTCGCCAATGTGGACGAGGTCAAGGCCAATTTCGACAAGGTGGTTTTGGTCCCCACGGTTCTGGAGGCGATCAAGCAGGCGCCGCCGGTTCATTTCGTCGTTCATGATCGCAGCGGCAAATCCGTCGTCATCGAGCCGGTCCAACGGACGCTCAAGATTTATGACAACCCGCTTGGCGTCCTGACCAACGCGCCGACCTTCGATTGGCACATGACCAATTTGCGCAATTACATCAATCTGTCCGCGACCAATGTGCCGCCGGTGGATCTCTCCAGCCTCAAGCTCGCTCAGCTCGGTCAGGGGAGCGGCATGCACGGGCTTCCGGGAGACTTCACGCCGCCCTCGCGGATGGTCCGGGCAGTCGCCTTTTCGCAGGCGGCGCTGCCTTCGCAAACGGCCCCCGAGACGGTGCTCCAAGTCTTCCATATTCTGAATGCCTTCGACATTCCGGTCGGCGCCGTGCGGGGAACCCAGGACGGCAAGGTCGATGCCGAGTACACATATTGGACGAGCGTCGCCGACCTCAAAAACTTGAAATATTATTTCAGGACCTACAAGGATCAATCGATTCGCAGCGTCGATCTTCCGGCCGCGATCGCCGGCGCAAAGGGTAAAACCAAAATCATCACGATGGATTCGAAACAGCCCCTGCAGGATGTTTCGACCGGGTTCGAATAG
- a CDS encoding isoprenylcysteine carboxyl methyltransferase → MARICTFIAGEFLVFVVLLFGAAGTFFWPAAWIFLIMFFGWSAMITGFIARDDPALLAERMKPLFQHGQPLWDKIILVSVVLLFAAWLILMGLDAVRFRWFVMPLWLQWLGAAGVIASMWIYQLAFRANTFLANVVRIQDERGHKVVSTGPYGIVRHPLYAGVLLFLPMTALMLGSWAGLAFAPLIAIAVIVRTALEDRELRRSLDGYADYARRVRYRLLPGVW, encoded by the coding sequence ATGGCCAGGATTTGCACCTTCATTGCGGGCGAGTTCTTGGTTTTCGTCGTTCTGTTGTTTGGCGCCGCCGGCACGTTTTTCTGGCCGGCCGCTTGGATCTTCCTCATCATGTTCTTCGGTTGGTCCGCAATGATCACGGGCTTCATTGCGCGCGATGACCCGGCCTTGCTTGCCGAGCGGATGAAACCCCTGTTCCAGCACGGCCAGCCGCTATGGGACAAAATAATCCTGGTGAGCGTCGTCTTGCTTTTCGCGGCGTGGCTGATCTTGATGGGATTGGACGCCGTCCGGTTTCGTTGGTTTGTCATGCCCCTCTGGCTGCAATGGCTTGGCGCCGCGGGCGTCATCGCCTCGATGTGGATCTACCAGCTGGCCTTCAGGGCCAATACGTTCCTGGCCAATGTCGTAAGAATCCAGGATGAGCGCGGCCACAAAGTCGTCAGCACGGGTCCTTACGGCATCGTCCGGCACCCTCTCTATGCCGGTGTCCTGCTCTTTTTGCCGATGACCGCGCTGATGCTCGGCTCCTGGGCGGGCCTCGCCTTCGCGCCCTTGATTGCCATCGCCGTAATTGTGCGGACGGCGCTTGAAGATCGCGAATTGCGGCGCTCGCTGGACGGCTATGCGGATTACGCGCGCCGGGTCCGGTATCGGCTGCTTCCGGGGGTATGGTGA
- the tesB gene encoding acyl-CoA thioesterase II, translated as MSNAVEELLAILDLEKIEENIFRGRSPQVGWQRVFGGLVIAQALVASARTVDGRAPHSLHGYFLLPGDPAVPIVYEVDRIRDGKSFTTRRCNAIQHGRAIFSLSASFHIEEPGLEHAFSMPDVPLPESLPSEAEMLERFGAAMPEAIRRWFMRDRPIELRPVDLSRHFRHQPGAPQQNIWLRASGPLPDDPAIHRAVLAYLSDMTLIDVALSAHGHSVFDSDLQIASLDHALWFHRPFRADEWLLYAQDSPSSGGARGFTRGLLFSHDGQLVASVVQEGLIRPKPESLKTLR; from the coding sequence ATGTCCAACGCCGTAGAAGAACTTTTGGCCATTCTAGATCTCGAAAAGATCGAGGAGAATATTTTTCGTGGCCGCAGTCCCCAAGTTGGCTGGCAACGCGTTTTCGGTGGGCTGGTGATCGCGCAGGCCCTCGTGGCTTCGGCCCGCACCGTCGACGGACGCGCGCCGCACTCCTTGCATGGTTATTTTCTTTTGCCGGGCGATCCGGCGGTGCCCATCGTCTATGAAGTAGATCGGATTCGGGACGGCAAGAGCTTCACCACGCGCCGTTGCAATGCGATCCAACATGGGCGGGCCATTTTCTCTCTGTCGGCCTCATTTCATATCGAGGAACCGGGCCTTGAACATGCGTTTTCGATGCCCGACGTGCCTTTGCCGGAAAGCCTGCCGAGCGAAGCTGAAATGCTCGAGCGTTTCGGGGCGGCAATGCCCGAGGCGATCCGCCGATGGTTCATGCGGGACCGCCCGATCGAACTGCGGCCGGTCGATCTCTCCCGCCACTTTCGGCACCAGCCTGGCGCGCCGCAACAAAACATCTGGCTCCGGGCGAGCGGGCCGCTGCCCGACGATCCCGCCATCCATCGCGCTGTCCTCGCATATCTTTCGGACATGACGCTCATCGACGTCGCGCTCAGCGCACATGGTCATTCGGTTTTCGATAGCGATCTGCAGATCGCGAGCCTTGATCATGCCTTATGGTTCCACCGGCCCTTTCGTGCCGATGAATGGCTGCTCTATGCGCAGGACAGTCCGAGCTCCGGCGGCGCGCGCGGTTTTACCCGGGGGCTTCTTTTCTCCCATGACGGCCAGCTCGTCGCCTCCGTCGTCCAGGAAGGCTTGATCCGTCCAAAACCAGAGAGCTTAAAAACTTTGCGCTGA
- a CDS encoding transcriptional regulator (indirectly regulates nitrogen metabolism; at high nitrogen levels P-II prevents the phosphorylation of NR-I, the transcriptional activator of the glutamine synthetase gene (glnA); at low nitrogen levels P-II is uridylylated to form PII-UMP and interacts with an adenylyltransferase (GlnE) that activates GlnA), with protein MKIVTAIIKPFKLDEVRDALTALGVHGMTVTEVKGYGRQKGHTEIYRGAEYAVSFLPKLKLEVAVPSDLVAQTIDAITTAARTGEIGDGKIFVSGLDQAVRIRTGERDQEAI; from the coding sequence ATGAAAATAGTTACTGCGATCATTAAGCCGTTCAAGTTGGACGAGGTCCGTGACGCACTGACGGCGCTCGGCGTGCACGGCATGACCGTAACCGAGGTGAAAGGTTACGGGCGCCAGAAGGGCCATACGGAAATCTACCGTGGCGCGGAATATGCGGTCAGTTTTCTTCCGAAGTTGAAGCTTGAGGTCGCCGTGCCGAGCGATCTTGTCGCCCAGACCATCGACGCCATCACGACGGCTGCTAGAACCGGCGAGATCGGCGACGGCAAGATTTTCGTGAGCGGGCTCGATCAAGCGGTCCGAATTCGTACCGGCGAACGCGATCAAGAAGCCATTTAG